One stretch of Thalassophryne amazonica chromosome 19, fThaAma1.1, whole genome shotgun sequence DNA includes these proteins:
- the ivd gene encoding isovaleryl-CoA dehydrogenase, mitochondrial, whose protein sequence is MFAVRNALRLGSRISLSPVMSRGCAAVVPVDDVVNGLTDEQIQLRQTVRKFFAEKLAPRADEIDKTNEFPEMPEFYKAMGEMGLLGITAPVDYGGTGLGYLEHVIVMEEMSRVSAAVALSYGAHSNLCVNQLVRNANEKQKEKYLPKLLTGEHIGALAMSESNAGSDVVSMKLRAKKKGDYYVLNGNKFWITNGPDADVLIVYAKTEPEAHQRGITAFIVEKGMPGFSTAQKLDKLGMRGSNTCELIFEDCKVPEENALGSVNKGVYVLMSGLDLERLVLSAGPIGIMQAVLDFAVPYMHVREAFGQKIGHFQLMQGKMADMYTRLSSCRQYVYNVARACDRGHFNAMDCAGVILYAAENATQVALDGIQCLGGNGYINDYPMGRFLRDAKLYEIGAGTSEIRRLVIGRAFNSMFK, encoded by the exons ATGTTTGCAGTCAGAAATGCCCTCCGCCTCGGTTCCAGAATAAGTTTGTCCCCGGTGATGAGCAGAGGATGTGCTGCGGTTGTACCGGTGGATGACGTGGTGAACGGACTCACCGATGAACAGATACAG CTCAGGCAGACAGTTCGCAAATTCTTTGCAGAAAAACTTGCACCTCGTGCTGATGAGATCGACAAAACAAATGAGTTTCCAGAAATGCCA GAATTTTACAAAGCAATGGGAGAGATGGGACTACTTGGGATCACAGCTCCAG TGGATTATGGAGGCACAGGACTGGGCTACCTAGAACATGTTATTGTGATGGAGGAAATGTCACGGGTGTCAGCAGCCGTTGCCCTTAGTTACGGTGCTCACTCGAACCTCTGTGTCAATCAGTTGGTGCGCAATGCCAACGAGAAACAGAAGGAGAAGTACTTACCTAAG TTATTGACGGGAGAACATATAGGAGCTCTGGCCATGAGTGAATCTAATGCTGGCTCAGATGTTGTGTCCATGAAACTCAGAGCCAAGAAGAAAG GTGACTATTATGTACTGAACGGCAACAAGTTCTGGATTACAAACGGGCCAGATGCTGACGTACTTATTGTATATGCAAAGACGGAACCTGAGGCCCATCAAAGAGGCATCACAGCATTCATTGTTGAAAAG GGGATGCCAGGATTCTCCACAGCACAGAAACTGGACAAACTCGGCATGAGGGGCTCCAACACCTGTGAACTGATCTTTGAAGATTGTAAAGTCCCAG AGGAAAATGCTCTTGGTTCAGTGAACAAAGGCGTTTATGTGCTAATGAGTGGACTGGACCTGGAGAGGCTGGTACTTTCAGCAGGACCTATTGG CATCATGCAGGCTGTTCTGGACTTTGCTGTTCCCTACATGCACGTCAGAGAAGCTTTCGGACAAAAAATTGGACACTTTCAG CTGATGCAAGGCAAGATGGCTGATATGTACACCAGACTGAGCTCCTGTCGGCAGTATGTGTACAACGTAGCCCGGGCGTGTGACAGGGGACACTTTAATGCAATG GATTGCGCTGGAGTGATCCTGTATGCTGCTGAGAATGCCACTCAGGTTGCTCTGGATGGCATTCAGTGTTTGG GTGGGAACGGCTACATCAACGACTACCCCATGGGGCGATTTCTTCGGGATGCTAAACTGTATGAAATCGGCGCAGGCACGAGTGAAATACGGCGACTAGTCATCGGACGAGCTTTCAACTCTATGTTCAAATAA